CCCGCCAGTATACCGACTGGTTTGGCATGGTGGGCTGGTCTGAAACTATCGATATCGGCGCGTGCTGGGATAAGCTGAACACTTACCCTGAATCGGCGCAGCCCTGCGATATGCTGATGATAATGCCGACCTGCCTTGCCACCGAGATTAACGGCAACAGTGGCTTGCTCAAAGGCATCGCGACTCCGGCGCAGTTTTACGACGCGCAATACGGTATGGAATGGCCGTTGGGTCACCATGTCCGCTGGGAGCGCCGGCATGTCAGCAGCCTGACCGTGCGCTTTGATTCCCCCTGGGCACCCCCGTCGGCCGAACTGATGGGCGAGCTGTCATCGGTGTTTGACTGTGAAATCCGCCACTGGTACAGCGAACCGTCAGGAAGCCTCAAAGGTTACGATTGCTATGACCAGGGTGAGCATGTGGACAGTGGCAACGGGCTGTCAGGACGGGAGAACCGGCCTGCGCTTTATCTGGTCAACGATGACAAACGGGCGGTGAACCTGCCCGTGCCGGCCATTGCCGTTGGGCAGTAACGCATTGCTTATTTAAACTATACCAACCGAATGGGGAAGCACGTTCCCCTTTCGGGACGCGTTTTCCTTTTTCTTTTTTTGTTCTTCAGGGAAAACAGGTGATGGCATCTCAACCCGATTATCAGAAAGACTTTATTTCTTTGTTTAACCAGACGGCACGTGACCACCGTCGTTATCAGGTTTTTCAGGATTTTTGCAATTGTGCAATGACCGCCATTCACAATAAATACCATTATTGTGAGGCGCTGGAGCAGTATTACCTGAAAACCATCAATAAGTACGAACGGGAGGATGTTGACCGGATTGTAGAACTCTTTTCCTGTACCGTGCTGGGACTGGCGCAGGAACCCGGTGATTTTCTGGGCAGTGTGTTTATGGCGCTTGATTTAGGTAATAAAGAACTTAATCAGTTTTTTACCCCCTGGTGCGTGGCCAGAATGATGGCGGAGATGCAGTTGCAGGATGTCTCTGCACGCTTGCAGGAGAAACCCTTTGTCACCCTGTACGAGCCGGCCTGTGGGGCGGGTTGTATGACGCTGGCCGCTGCCGACGTCTTGAGAGCGCAGGGGCATGATCCGTTATGCAGTCTGTGGGTATCAGCGATTGATATTGATCCGCTGGCCGCGGTGATGGCCTACATCCAGCTTGCCCTGACCGGCATTCCGGCCGCGGTCACCATTGGCAATGCCCTGCATGATGGCGGCAGTCAGCGAACCCGCTATACACCGGCACATTATCTGGGTAACTGGTCGAACCGTTTACGGGAGCATCAACAGCCACAGGCAGCCTGAATTTTTCTCAGTATTTATTCTATTGTTCTCATGCGCCTTTCGGGGCGCTTTCTTACTTTTGAGTAGTATTAATGCATTGATTTATAATTAGAATTAAAGTGACCCGGTAAATGAATCCATGGATGAATCGGGTCAGTTTAATTTTCATTTTCGCAAAAAGAGTTTCTCCTTGTTTCCGATTGGGATCCACCGACACTGAGCCCAATTTGAACCGAAAGAGGAAAGACCATGTTTGAACGTTTTAAATCGCATTTTGCCCGCCAGTCTGCCACACCGCAAAAATCCCCCGAGCAACAACCGGCCGCTATTCGTGACAGCCGGGGCTATTTCCGGCCGCAATCGGCTGACGAGTTACTGGCAACGCCCCTGCGCCGCCAGTGTCTTCAGCAATTATGGCAAAACAGTGCCTTGCCGGAAGGGCTGTATCAGCGTTTCTATCTTGCACCGGTGAAGCAATTACTGGGCAGTGTCCAGCAAGTACCCGCTACGTCGGAAGGTGACTGGTCAGGGGCAGGGGGATTTGCCGACCTGACGCTGCAATTTACCACCTGTGCCGTGCGGCTGGCGAAAGGGCATCTGTTACCACCGGGGGCGGCACCCGAAACGCAGGCGGCACAGAGCCTGTTGTGGCAGGCGGTGGTGTTCTGGGCGGCGTTGTTTTACCACCTGCCGTTATTGCGGCAGCTCGAAGGAGAACTGGAAGACGGGCATGTCTGGCAACCGGGCATGGGTATCCCCGATAAACCGTTTCGTTTCCGTTTTCGCGCACCGGAGAACATACCGTCGGTTCCGCAGGAAGTGTTGCTGGCTGCCTGTTTGTTACCAGAAAAAGCCATGATGTGGCTGGTGAGCGTACCGGCAGTCTGGCATTGTCTGATGCAGCATCTCAATGGGCGTCCCTCCACTGTTCCGCTGATAGATACCTTACTTCAGGATGCGGCCGGGCAGGTTCATTCCCCTTTGTGGGTGAAACCGACGGTTTCGCTGTCTCCGGTGACGGAGACGGCGTTCTCTGCCGACTGTAACTCTGTGCCGGAAACGGCATCTCCGCCTCCCGTCAGTGATATAACAAGCCCGCTGCCATCTCCCTCTGACGATACCCTGACATTATTATCCTTATTTCAGTCACCTGATGGGTCTTCGCCGCAAAATCAGGGAAAAAGTCACCCCCCTGCCTCGAAACTGACCAAATGGTCAAAACGGGAGAAAGAAAGTATTGCCCCTGACAGTCACCTGCATTCATCATTTAAAGATAAATAATTCAAACAGTTATTTTTATTTTATTGCCGCGAATTGTTTTTGGACAGGAAACGGCAGGATGAGCCGAGGAAAAAATAATATGTTGCACACAGCAGAACCCCTCAGTTGGGAAGCGCTATTAGAAGAGTACTTTTTTTCACATATCCTGCGACCGGATACCGAATGGAGTTATCGTAAGGTCACACGGGGTTTTATCCGGTTTATGGGGGAAGCGGTATCACCGGCGCAGATCACTCACCGGGATGTGTTGCGGTGGCGGCGCCATCTTCTGGTGGAAAAAAAGCAGTCGAGCCATACCTGGAACAATAAGGTAGCCCACCTGCGGGCGATTTTTAATTTCGGTATGGCGCAAAAATTGCTGCCCCACACCGACAACCCGTTTAACCACGCCGTGGTTAAAAAAGAGAAGAAAAAGAAGAAGATTTTGAGTCAGTCGCAGATAACCCGTATTAACCTGTTGATGGGGAAGTTTGCGGAAGAAGAAAGAACCGACGTGATGCCACGGGGAGGGCGGTGTGCGCTGTACCCAACCTGGTATTGGTCAACCGTGCTGGCGACATTGCGCTTTACGGGGATGCGCCAGAACCAGTTACTGCACCTGCGGCTGCGGGATATTAACCTGGAAAGCAATTATATTGAACTGGGGCTGGAAGGCAGTAAAAACCACAGCGAATGGGAGATACCGATTATTCCGCAACTCAAACCCTGGCTGGCACAACTCGTGGCAAGGGCGATGGCTGCCGGTGCTGAAGGCCACGATCCAATTTTCGATCTCAGCCGGTTAAGTGTGCCGCACCCCAGCCGGCTTTCCCGTTACCAATATGATATCAATCGGGAAAAACAACAGCTCCGTTCTTTCTTTCGTCGGCTGTCCAGGGAGTGTGATTTTGCCGTCTCGCCTCACCGTTTTCGCCATACCGTGGCCACGACGCTGATGAAAGCGCCGGATCGGAACCTGCCGTTGGTGAAAAGATTACTGGGGCATCGTAATGTCGCGACCACGATGGAGTACATTGATCTCGATATGGAAGTGACGGGGAAAACACTGGAGCGGGAGCTGGGATTGTACACCGATCGTTCTGATGAGCCTGCCGGTGAGAAGGAATAAAGCGGATTAAAAAAATCAGGGCAGATCGCAGGATGGATTAAGGAGGAGATAGCGTGAGCTGCCCTGCATCAACAGTGATGGGATGGAAAAAAGCGTTCATGCTGATCCGGTATCCCGTCGTGAAGTTTTCACCTGACTTGACATCAGAATCAATTACTGAAATCATTACCTTAAACAAGAAAAGGGCAACTGATAAAACAGCCACCCTGTCATCTTGTCTTAAATGTTCTTATCGACTAAACAGTACAAATTGAACTGATTAGGCTTTAACATTTAATTAACTATTGATTCTTTTTCGCGCTTTTGTCAGGAAATTTAATAACCTAGGACAAACCCGCATGGAAATTTGGTGCCCGGAGGCGGAATCGAAAAACATTGTAACTCGTTGAATATGCAAAGTCTATAACCTGACTTTCCTTTTATGCCCCTTTTAATGCCCCCAGATTTTTTTGCTTACCGTTTCTTTTTTATCTAACTGATTTTGCTTATTTATATCATTCATTGTGCGCTTTTTAATCATCTTAAAGCAAAAAAGCCGTGAGGGTTAAAAATGGTCAAATTGGGCTGCCATTTTACACTCAGGGCTTGATATAAAAAATGTTCATTTTTACGACATCGATCACAAATTGAAGCGGGTTATTCCTGTGGCTTAGAGCGGGCTTTCCTTTCTAATAATTCACCAGTATAAGAATCGAAATAACGGCTTGGCCAGATTTCTGAGGGATGGATACCGAGATAATTTGCGATAATCCACTCGCCTTTAGGCCACTGCCTGCTGAGTGCATTTGCTAATGTTGATGAACTGAGTCCCGCTTCACGAGAGACCGCCGCTAAGGTTGTACCGCGCTTACGTAATGCAGCAATAATATCGGCCTGATGCCAATCATTCCTAACGTTATTATTCATTCCTGCTACCCCTTTCCATTAATTAATATTGATGGTGGCGATTCAGACAGGGTTAGCAGACCGGCGCTTACTCCGGCGAGACGTGAGTCTCCCCCACCTGAATCGCCATAGAAAAGGCGAATGCAGGCACACTGGTAAAACATCTTACCAGTGTATAAGCGCACAAGGCTGCTAAACCTTGACCATTAGATTGTGCTAATGGCGGGAATACTTTAACTGATTGTTTTATCTAACTCAATAACTGAACGGCTAAGTTTAACAGCTATAAACCCGCTCTACATAACGCCCGCGACCATCACCGTGCCCTAAATCCATTGATACCAGTGCTCTTGCTTCCTGACGGCTAAACCCCTTTTGTTGGTAAAAATTAAGCGCATCCTGCGCCCACGCATAGCGCAGACTATGAGGAGAATAGCGGCCTGTTAAACCAATCTTTGTGGTATGCGTCCGCCAGTAATTCATGGCTTGTTTGAGATCCGGTTTATCAATCAACCTGCCGCCACGTTGTTCTGCAATAACAATCGCCTGTTCAACAGCCTCTTTCACCGCTGCGATATCCAGTACGCGGGTTTGCCTTGGCCGGCCGCCTTTTGTACCGAAGACAACATGCAGTTTCGGTTCTGATTGCTCTAACTGTTTACGCCAGCTTTTCAATGAAGCACTGCATTGCACCGCTTCCTGAGAACGTAATCCCAGCAATCGGGCGAGTTTCAGTGTGACGGCAAATCCAACATCACGTTCTAGTGCCTTCTGATAAACAACCTGAAACGTGGCATCAGGGATCGCTTGTTTTGTTCCGGCGCGGCTGGTGCCGCTTAATCCCAATGCCTGATTGCTTAAACGCGGCGAGGTTTCCAGCTTCTCCCGACCTGCCATGCGAAAGATATTACGCAGTGCAGCCATTTCATTTTGCACCGTTCGCTTGGCAATCCCCTGAGACAAACGGGCATCAACATACTGTTCCACATGCTTGGCTTTCAAATTCTTAAGGCTTTTCACCTGAATATTCAGGCTCAATAACAACGCGCCCAAACGTTCGGCGATCTGAATGCGATCATGGCAGGTCTTATGGCTGCCGCCGCCTTGCCGGGCAAAAAATTTTAATTCCTTAATCAATCGACTCATTAGCTTCTCCCGCGACCTATACCTGACAACATGCAATCTCTGGCGCGCGACCATTCTGGCAAAACAGAAAAACCTGCTTTGCCCTTGATCGATATCTGTGCGCCAGAGTGAACGCAAGTTGAGGTATTGCGGGGTATCGGTTGAGTACACGGTACTGCCGCCTGTATGAACAGGTCATCCCCACCGGCGAAAAGCCAGCCTCGATATCGTCAAGTTCTCCTTTTTCAATCTAAAAATGCAGTGTCAGATTCACTGAGTGGTGAAGCAGGCGTGAGCCTGTCAGAGTTGTGTTGCCCTTTAGTTGCGGCGTCACTTTCAGCGGTAACCCGCAAAAAGTGACGCCTTGAGTTTTCAAACAATCAGTAAAGACTATGCAAGTGTTGAAATACCAACGGGTACAGCAAAACGCCGCCAGATTCAATGTCAAACGGTAGTCATGCGTTAATGGTTTAGCGGTAGAACAATTGTCTGTTGAATAATTCAGACAGGGCTAGATAAAAGTATGAACGGATGCGCAAAAGCCATCCAGTTGTTCATTGAAGATAAACAGGATTTATGTTGATTTGAAAAGTCAGTGTATGAACCCACGTTCAACACCCTTCGGCGACAAGATAACAACACCTTTTGGGCGTATTTTTAGTTTAAGAAACCTTCATTATCAGACAAGGGGTTTATGTCTGACAATATCTGCTTCCAAAGGTGGGCAGATGTACCGCAATGCTTGCTCTCCCTTGCAGGCTACGGGAGTTTTCATTCGCCACCCGAAGGCGATCCTGACAGGCGAGGGATCATTTTTGTAGAGAAAGATATTAACGGTCAGACAGGCGAGAGTCAAACCGTTAAGGATTCCTGCCAGCCTGATTTTTGCCTGAATTACCGTGCATATGCCGATGATCCCCCTATATTCTGCCAGCACCAGCCAAAAACTGGATTTAATTCGTTAATTAATTTGATTGATTAATGTGTAGAATAAATGTGCTTTTCTGTTCAGCTATGCATTTTATCTCGCTGAGATTCAGCATGATACTGAAGCCTAATTGATAAAACACAAGTTAAATTCAATGAAAAACAACAAAGAATCGCTTTATCTAAAAGAGCGCGCTTACCTGAGAGAGCTGGCTGAGCACATCGCGAAAGAGTCACCGCATCTGGCTGAGTTTCTGGTTTCCTCTCATGACCCTGATATTGCCCGTGTTTTCGAAGCCTTTGCGTTTTTGATTGCCAATCTGCGGGACAAGCTGGAAGATAATTTTCCCGAAATTGTTCACGGCATTCTCTCCCGTATCTGGCCGTTAGCCCTGTCTCCTATTCCACCGACGACGATAGTACAATTTACGCCCACAGATGATGAACATCAGGGCACTGCCGAGATCCCGATCAGTACATCGGTGTCTGCCAGCCTTAACGGGCAGTTGATCAACTTTAAAACCTGCCGTCCTTTACATATTGAACCGTTGATTGTCCAGGAGCGCGCAGTCAGGAAAACCGGCACTCACAGTGAAATTATTCTGACCCTGTGCCAGACCGGCACGGCATCCCCGGTCTGGCAAAGTGGCGCATTAACTTTTTTCCTTGGCACTGACACCGAAAAGGCCGCCCAGCTCAGTCTGTGGCTGGATCAACATATTTGTGAGGTCAGCCTGAACACGCAGGGCAAGCAGCGAAAGCTGCGCGGTTTTCCTTATGGCTGGCATGATCTGCTTGATAGTCCGGTACTGCCTGTGCCCAAAAATACGTATTCCGGTCTGCAACCGTTGGTGGAATATTATGCACTATCCCAACTGTATAACTTTGTCACGCTGGATATCAGCAGCAGTTGCGCAAAAGTCCCGCTGAATGACGATGGCACGTTTGAGCTGATTTTGCGTTTCGGGGGCGAATTGCCACTGGAGGATGTCGAGGGGGCATTTTTGTTGGGTTGTGTGCCGGCGATCCATCTGGAAAACCAGGCCAGCCCGCCTGTCCGGTTGGAAGCCGGTAATCACCGCTATCCGCTGCCATTGGGGGGATCGGTGTGCTTGTACCGGCTGCGGGAGGTTCAGGTGGTGGTACAGCCCGAAGACAGGGAGCAGCGTGGCACGCCTTATCACTGGCTGCCGATTGAGCAGTTTGTTCCCGCAGGGCGTTTTTTCGATGATGATGCACAGCCCGACACGTTTTACTACCAGCTCCAGACCGAGCAGGATTTTCTGGGCAGGATCCAACATCGGCTGTGTTTTTTTGATTTGACCGGTAAACCGGCAAACAACTTACCTGCCATTGAGGTTTCGTGTTATTTCACTGGCTACCATGAACAGGCGCTGGGATTAACGCAAGATACTATTACCGTGACGCAAGAAAATTCGCCGTCTCATCTCAGCGTCCACAATATCACGCCGGTCACCACTGATTATCCGCCATTGTTACAGGAAAATAACGGCTGGCCGCTGCTTTCCTGTCTTTCCAGCCCACCGATGATGCTGTTTGCCACCGACAGCCTGAAACAGTTTCTCCGGTTGTTTGACCCGTATGCTGACACGCATCGCCCCTTGAGCCGTCAGTTCCAGCAACACATTGACGGCATTGTACAGGTGGAAGAGCGTCTGACTGACCGGATGCGGCGGGGGCGCCCCATTCGCGGGCATTTACTCTCACTGACGCTGAACCCTGATTGTTATCGTAATCAGGGAGAAATGTATCGCTTCTGCCGGTTAATCAATCAGGCACTGGCTTGTTTTATCACCCAATCTTCGTTTGTCATGCTGGAGATTTTCACCCCTGACAGTCACAAGGGGCTATGGCAGTTCTGGCATGTCGATGGGTTACGCCCGGCCATGTAACCGATTAAGGAACGCATGACGTCAACCATAAGGAAAACATTAACATGAAAAGTGGATTACGCTTTGTCTGCCACATCGCCGGTGTGCCGGAAGACACTTTTGCTGTGGGGGAGTTTTCCCTGCAAGAGGGATTATCCGAACTCTTTACCCTGAACATGACACTGGTCAGAACGGGCAACCCGAATCCGTTTAAACCACAGGCAGAGATTGATTTGGCCTCGCTGCTGATGCAGGAAGCGGTACTGCAAATCTTTCACGGGGCAACCGAGCAGCGCAAAATCACCGGCATCACCTCCCATGCGGACTGGGTGGGCACCGATGGTAATAAGACAATCTATTCCGTCACCGTCCGCCCTGCCTGCTGGCGGCTGACGCTCAATCAGGACAGCCGAATTTATCATCAGCAAAATGTGCCGGCCATTTTAAACAGCCTGCTGAAAAAACATCGGGTGAAAGCCGATTCGAAGCTCTACGATGTGCATCAGGAGCGGGAATATGTGACCCAGAAACGGGAATCCGATTATGCATTTTTCAGCCGGTTAGCCGCGGAAGAAGGTATCAGTTTCTGGTTTGAGGATGATACGCTGTTTTTCAGTGACAGCCATCTGGGTATGACCGCTGGCTTACCGCTGCAATACCAGCCCCAGCCGGAAACCGCGCATGGGGTAGATACGATTTATCAGGTACGGTTAGGCGTCGGCATGAGTCCGCAGCGCAGCCTGCACAAAGATTTCAACCCCGAAAACCCGCGCTATCACCTCTCCCATATGCACAGCAGCGAAGGTTTCCGCGATTTTGGTAGCCAGACCCCCTATACCGTGTTTGAAAGTTACGGGCGTTTTCAGAAAGATGCCGCCGCCATCCCATTTTTAAAATACCGGCAGGAAGCGCTGGACAACCAGAAACAGACCGGCAGCGGTAGCAGTAACTGCATCAAACTGATGCCGGGCAAAATTTTCGAGATAAAAAATCATCCCCATAAACTGCTTAATGTTCGCTGGCAGGTGGTCGGTATCAGCCATCACGGTCGCTGCCCGCAGGCATTGGGAAATGATGCCGGTGAAGGCACCACGCTTTCCAACCAGTTCAGTTTTATTTCCGGTCTGGATGATTATCGTCCGCCTTTCCACTACAAGCCTCTGGCAGATGGCGATGAAACTGCCATCGTGGTCGGTCCGGAAGGTGAGGAAATCTTCGTTAATAAAGACGGGGCGATTAAAGTCCATTTTCACTGGAACCGCTATGACCCACCGGATGATGGTGCCTCGTGCTGGGTGCGCGTAGCTCAGGGCTGGAATGGTAACGGCTTTGGTTTTATGGCGATACCCCGTATCGGGCAGGAAGTGATTATCTCTTACCTGAACGGCGATATCGACCGCCCCATCGTCACCGGCTGTGTCTATAACGGCCTGAACCGCCCACCACTGGATTTGCCGGCTCAAAAAACTCGTACCACGTTTAAAACCAAAACCCACAAAGGCAAAGGCTTTAACGAACTGCGCTTTGAGGATGCGAAAGACAGCGAAGAAATCTATCTCCACGGCCAGAAAGATCTGACTGCCCATATCGAAAACGATTCCTACTGGCATATCAAACATGACCAGAAGAGCCGCATCGATAACAACCGTTACCACGATATCCGCGCCGATGACCATCATCAGGTCGCCGGTTCGCGCAAAATCACCACCGAAGGGGATGTCTCCCACCGGATTGCCGGCAGCCAGCATATCCAGACCGGCGACGCGACTGTGATTGACAGCGGACAGGAAATCCACCTGAAAAGTGGCGGCAAGGTCGTACTGGAAGCGGCAGCCGAAATCACGCTGAAAGTGGGTGGCAGTTTTCTCAAAGTCACACCGGGCGGCATTCTCTGCTCACCGATTAATGTTGGACAAGGTTCAGGCGGCAGCGGGCGCGGGGTTTCACTGCAATTACCGGAGGGGGTGGAGCCATTGCCGATGGTGGAATTTCCGGTCAAAAAATATTGTGCATTGCAGGCTCAGGAGAATGCAGCCTGGGTGATTAAATCCCCGCAGGGAGGTCAGTCATGACTGATTCTACCCAAAAAACAAGCTGGGCAACCTGGCTGGGCGGATCTGACAAATCGCCAGTTTACCTGATGATCAACCCGCTTTCGGTGCCTAATCCTGTCAACACGCTCTATGTGAACAACTGGGTTGAACAGGCTTTCCCCCTGTATAGCGGTACATCGCTTGCTCACCTGATGGAGCAGGGACCGTGGCTTATTCAGCCGAAAATGGACTGTCTGTCCACGTTTGCTCGTCTGCTCGACCACCGCGCGTTCAGTGACGGCAGTTGGGGCTGGGCATACCGTAGCGATACGGGCTGGCAGGCACAACTGGATCACTGGCAACGTCACCAGCTCGTGACCCTGCGGGATGAACAGGTCGTCTTCCGGCTCATGGATACGCGTATTCTGCGGGTATTGATGCCCGCGATGCAGCCGACAGACTGGACATCTCTGCTTAACCCGGTCACTGAGCTGATGGTGGATATGCCTGAACCGACGGTTTTTCTTCGACCGACACAATGCCCGTTCAGCCAGATTGAACGCCCTTTTGTACTGGAGCCGCACCTGATTGCCGCGTGGGAACAGTCCGATTTTGCACTGGAAGGACTCGCAAAAACGCTGATGTATGAACTGTGGGAAGCACAGGGCGAACTGGCACTGAAGCGGGATACTCCCGAAGGTACTTTGATCCGTGACCTTGAAAAATGGCTGCGTCAGCACCGCCAACAGGGTTCACGTTTACAGGCGCTGACCCTCCATGACTTTCTGGCAGGAAGCGAGATTGATGCACAACGTACTTAATCAATAAAGGATTTAACCGAATGAGTGACACAGGAAGATTAGATTGTGTTCCCTGCAATACATTCAAACACTGGCTGGAATTTCAGTTATTGGATAGTCAGGGCAAGCCATTAATCGGTATTCCCTATCACCTGAAAAGCCGGGATGGGGTGATCAAGGCCAATGGCGTGACGAATGGTCAGGGGGTTCTGCGGGAAGAAAATTTATCGCCGTTGCCCATGACCCTGCATGTGAATGCGCAGAAACTGGCCGACCAATTGGTTGAAAAACATTCTGTTGCAGCGGTGAAAAATGAAAAAGCATCGGGTTCCTCCCCCGCGATTATGCCGGGCGAACTCAGTGATGGACTGCCGAAGATCGAAGGCTGGACAGAAGAAGCCCTGCAAACAAAATATTACACTGACCGCGAATATCCGGGCATCACGGTGATACCCGAACATAACCGCCGGCATGTGATAGCCGTCGAACGTATTGTGAAACCAGTATTTGCAAAATCCTGCCTGCAACCTTTGGGTTGCACCGATGCGGGTACAGAAACCGAGCCCGCAGCCAATTTTGGTCAATTGCAGGTTTACCTGCCAGCACCCACATCGCAGGCACCCGCAACGGCTTCTGCGGCGCAGGATAAAAACACGCCGCCATGGTATATGGTGCCGATAGGATGGCTGCTTGATCAAGTGGTGCCACCGGCACAAGCCCATCCGCTGGTGTTTCAGGCAATGGAAACGCAGATGGCATTGGGTGCGGCAGTGGGTACGGCGAGTAATAACGATGGATCATGGGAAACCGAAAGCGCTCCGCCACTGATTTCTGAGAAAGAGAAGCTGTTCATGGCCGCCATTGTCTCTTCCACACCGACGGACCGGGCACAGTTAGCCTGGGGGGCTCTGAAACGGGCATTTGGCGCTGACAGTGACACGGCTCAACACCAGCTCGAAAGACTGAAACAACTGGCTGATCAAAAAGGCCGTGCAGAGACCCGTGTTCGCTATCGTTTTGTGGAGGATGAGAAGAGCGGAAAAGTGAAGGTGGTTGGTTACCATACCCGCGAAGGAAGTGGTATGGATACGGTTAAAGTGCGTCACGTGAAGCAAACCGCACCGGGAACATACGAATTTCGGGAGGATGGCGCGGATTCGCCTATACTGGTCTGGTACACTAACGCGTCGTCAATGTATAAGGCATTATCACCGCAGGAATTACCTCAATATTTTAACCAGCGTGGTACGCCAATCAATGTCAACACTGTGCCGCTTGATGATCCGAGCATGACCGGTCAAACACCCGGCCTGGAAATCCCAGAGCAGCCAACGTGGCGGGACGGTGTGATGGGTAACCCGCAGCAAGATCCGAATGAAATGGCGGGGAACAAAACAGAAACGCCAATATCGGATGGAACAGACCGCGGGCCAACGAAGACGACTACACCGGTACAGGAGAGTGATTTCCGAGATTATATTCTGATTTTCCCGATTGAGGGCGTGCCGGCGGTTTATGTTTATTTGAGTAAAATTGAAGAGCTTGATTCAGATAAGTATACTCGTCGCCAATTAGATCGAAAGTTCAAACATGCAAAAGATTTTGGTATTGACAGTACAAGAAAAAATAAAGAAACATTAACTCAGTTTAGGGATGCCATTGAAGAACATTTGAACGATGCTGAAACTTTCGAAAAAGGAACA
The sequence above is drawn from the Xenorhabdus ishibashii genome and encodes:
- a CDS encoding integrase domain-containing protein; this translates as MSRLIKELKFFARQGGGSHKTCHDRIQIAERLGALLLSLNIQVKSLKNLKAKHVEQYVDARLSQGIAKRTVQNEMAALRNIFRMAGREKLETSPRLSNQALGLSGTSRAGTKQAIPDATFQVVYQKALERDVGFAVTLKLARLLGLRSQEAVQCSASLKSWRKQLEQSEPKLHVVFGTKGGRPRQTRVLDIAAVKEAVEQAIVIAEQRGGRLIDKPDLKQAMNYWRTHTTKIGLTGRYSPHSLRYAWAQDALNFYQQKGFSRQEARALVSMDLGHGDGRGRYVERVYSC
- a CDS encoding N-6 DNA methylase, which gives rise to MASQPDYQKDFISLFNQTARDHRRYQVFQDFCNCAMTAIHNKYHYCEALEQYYLKTINKYEREDVDRIVELFSCTVLGLAQEPGDFLGSVFMALDLGNKELNQFFTPWCVARMMAEMQLQDVSARLQEKPFVTLYEPACGAGCMTLAAADVLRAQGHDPLCSLWVSAIDIDPLAAVMAYIQLALTGIPAAVTIGNALHDGGSQRTRYTPAHYLGNWSNRLREHQQPQAA
- a CDS encoding TraI domain-containing protein; the protein is MFERFKSHFARQSATPQKSPEQQPAAIRDSRGYFRPQSADELLATPLRRQCLQQLWQNSALPEGLYQRFYLAPVKQLLGSVQQVPATSEGDWSGAGGFADLTLQFTTCAVRLAKGHLLPPGAAPETQAAQSLLWQAVVFWAALFYHLPLLRQLEGELEDGHVWQPGMGIPDKPFRFRFRAPENIPSVPQEVLLAACLLPEKAMMWLVSVPAVWHCLMQHLNGRPSTVPLIDTLLQDAAGQVHSPLWVKPTVSLSPVTETAFSADCNSVPETASPPPVSDITSPLPSPSDDTLTLLSLFQSPDGSSPQNQGKSHPPASKLTKWSKREKESIAPDSHLHSSFKDK
- a CDS encoding DUF1281 domain-containing protein, which encodes MAEWYTNQLDITGKSVCIDVMQQWVCGEEPPRYRQAVQQSLRLFLAGCAGILKPTKPQTYAPYPALVCGTAAPTAQNLAFEQWLKLLQDNVPLNSDNIKRTDNLYRQSCLSLVRWDNVPAPARDIITRLLTRQYTDWFGMVGWSETIDIGACWDKLNTYPESAQPCDMLMIMPTCLATEINGNSGLLKGIATPAQFYDAQYGMEWPLGHHVRWERRHVSSLTVRFDSPWAPPSAELMGELSSVFDCEIRHWYSEPSGSLKGYDCYDQGEHVDSGNGLSGRENRPALYLVNDDKRAVNLPVPAIAVGQ
- a CDS encoding helix-turn-helix domain-containing protein, which gives rise to MNNNVRNDWHQADIIAALRKRGTTLAAVSREAGLSSSTLANALSRQWPKGEWIIANYLGIHPSEIWPSRYFDSYTGELLERKARSKPQE
- a CDS encoding tyrosine-type recombinase/integrase; the encoded protein is MLHTAEPLSWEALLEEYFFSHILRPDTEWSYRKVTRGFIRFMGEAVSPAQITHRDVLRWRRHLLVEKKQSSHTWNNKVAHLRAIFNFGMAQKLLPHTDNPFNHAVVKKEKKKKKILSQSQITRINLLMGKFAEEERTDVMPRGGRCALYPTWYWSTVLATLRFTGMRQNQLLHLRLRDINLESNYIELGLEGSKNHSEWEIPIIPQLKPWLAQLVARAMAAGAEGHDPIFDLSRLSVPHPSRLSRYQYDINREKQQLRSFFRRLSRECDFAVSPHRFRHTVATTLMKAPDRNLPLVKRLLGHRNVATTMEYIDLDMEVTGKTLERELGLYTDRSDEPAGEKE
- a CDS encoding type VI secretion system baseplate subunit TssF, with product MKNNKESLYLKERAYLRELAEHIAKESPHLAEFLVSSHDPDIARVFEAFAFLIANLRDKLEDNFPEIVHGILSRIWPLALSPIPPTTIVQFTPTDDEHQGTAEIPISTSVSASLNGQLINFKTCRPLHIEPLIVQERAVRKTGTHSEIILTLCQTGTASPVWQSGALTFFLGTDTEKAAQLSLWLDQHICEVSLNTQGKQRKLRGFPYGWHDLLDSPVLPVPKNTYSGLQPLVEYYALSQLYNFVTLDISSSCAKVPLNDDGTFELILRFGGELPLEDVEGAFLLGCVPAIHLENQASPPVRLEAGNHRYPLPLGGSVCLYRLREVQVVVQPEDREQRGTPYHWLPIEQFVPAGRFFDDDAQPDTFYYQLQTEQDFLGRIQHRLCFFDLTGKPANNLPAIEVSCYFTGYHEQALGLTQDTITVTQENSPSHLSVHNITPVTTDYPPLLQENNGWPLLSCLSSPPMMLFATDSLKQFLRLFDPYADTHRPLSRQFQQHIDGIVQVEERLTDRMRRGRPIRGHLLSLTLNPDCYRNQGEMYRFCRLINQALACFITQSSFVMLEIFTPDSHKGLWQFWHVDGLRPAM